One segment of Rosa chinensis cultivar Old Blush chromosome 6, RchiOBHm-V2, whole genome shotgun sequence DNA contains the following:
- the LOC112170083 gene encoding chromatin modification-related protein eaf6: MDSEAQNPSQVLATLLSKRTKLQDELRGIEKQVYDLETTYLQDPSQCGNVLKGFEGFLSSSKSTAFLKRSRKFQPEDRLFSLSSVTSPAAEELTAGRDDGRSDFGPGRSKGGIYANGQGKPKKGRPTPRDAKRIRPSSEQDYDYEDDPDMM; the protein is encoded by the exons ATGGATTCGGAAG CGCAAAATCCATCGCAAGTGCTTGCTACACTGCTCAGCAAGAGAACCAAGCTTCAAGACGAACTCAGAGGAATTGAGAAACAG GTCTATGATCTAGAGACTACGTATCTGCAGGACCCGAGTCAATGTGGCAATGTATTAAAAGGGTTTGAAGGGTTTCTATCTTCATCAAAGAGCACTGCCTT CCTGAAGCGATCTAGGAAATTTCAACCTGAAGACAGGCTCTTCTCATTATCTTCCGTGACATCACCAGCA GCTGAAGAGCTTACAGCTGGACGAGATG ATGGGAGATCAGACTTTGGTCCCGGCCGTTCTAAAGGGGGTATATACGCGAATGGGCA AGGAAAACCGAAGAAAGGAAGACCTACTCCAAGAGATGCAAAGAGAATCAGGCCGTCGAGTGAACAAGATTATGACTATGAAGATGATCCTGATATGATGTGA
- the LOC112170084 gene encoding actin-depolymerizing factor — MSFRGLSRPNASCAMAAAEHSKNTFMELQRKKVHRYVIFRVDEKKKEVVVEKIGGPAESYDDFVAALPENDCRYAVYDFDFVTSDNCQKSKIFFIAWSPSTSRIRAKMLYATSKDQFRRELDGIHYEIQATDPTEMDLEVIKERAH, encoded by the exons ATGTCTTTCAGAGGGCTCAGTCGG CCGAATGCTTCGTGTGCCATGGCTGCGGCTGAGCACAGCAAGAACACTTTTATGGAACTGCAGAGGAAGAAGGTTCACCGCTATGTGATATTTAGGGTGGATGAGAAGAAAAAGGAGGTTGTGGTTGAGAAGATTGGTGGTCCGGCTGAGAGTTATGATGATTTTGTGGCGGCTTTGCCGGAGAATGATTGCCGATATGCAGTATATGACTTTGATTTTGTAACCTCTGATAACTGTCAAAAGAGCAAgatcttcttcattgcttg GTCCCCTTCAACCTCCCGGATCCGTGCCAAGATGCTGTATGCCACATCGAAAGACCAATTTAGGCGGGAGCTGGATGGTATCCACTACGAGATTCAAGCTACTGACCCAACAGAGATGGATCTTGAGGTGATCAAAGAGCGTGCGCACTGA
- the LOC112170081 gene encoding probable inorganic phosphate transporter 1-7 isoform X2, giving the protein MAKEQLEVLNALDTAKTQWYHFTAIIIAGMGFFTDAYDLFCISLVTKLLGRIYYHVDGAAKPGTLPPNVSAAVNGVAFCGTLSGQIFFGWLGDKMGRKKVYGMTLMIMVICSIGSGLSFSHDPKAVIATLCFFRFWLGFGIGGDYPLSATIMSEYANKKTRGAFIAAVFAMQGFGILAGGLFAMFAAFIFEAKFKAPAYEVDPIGSTVPQADYLWRIILIVGAFPAALTYYWRLKMPETARYTALVANNVSQAAADMSKVMQVDIESEPARVQQPTVSFGLFSKEFLRRHGLHLLGTTSTWFLLDIAFYSQNLFQKDIFSAIGWIPNAKTMNAIGEVYKIARAQTLIALCSTVPGYWFTVAFIDRMGRFKIQLMGFFFMTVFMFALAIPYDYWSDKDHVIGFVILYALTFFFANFGPNATTFVVPAEIFPARLRSTCHGVSAAAGKLGAIVGAFGFLYLAQPQDKTKAEAGFPAGIGVKNSLIVLGVVNLLGMLFTFFVPESKGKSLEEMSGEGNEESN; this is encoded by the coding sequence ATGGCCAAGGAACAATTGGAGGTGCTCAATGCACTTGACACTGCAAAAACACAATGGTATCATTTCACTGCAATCATCATTGCTGGAATGGGATTCTTTACCGACGCGTATGATCTCTTCTGCATTTCCCTTGTCACCAAATTGCTCGGCCGCATATACTATCATGTTGATGGTGCAGCCAAGCCTGGAACATTGCCCCCGAATGTGTCTGCTGCTGTCAATGGTGTTGCATTTTGTGGAACCTTGTCCGGGCAGATCTTCTTTGGCTGGCTCGGTGACAAAATGGGGCGAAAGAAGGTGTATGGCATGACTCTGATGATCATGGTCATTTGCTCCATTGGTTCAGGTCTCTCCTTCAGCCATGACCCGAAAGCTGTGATTGCAACCCTTTGCTTCTTCCGGTTCTGGCTTGGGTTTGGTATTGGTGGTGACTACCCTCTTTCAGCCACCATCATGTCTGAATACGCCAACAAGAAGACTCGTGGTGCCTTCATTGCCGCGGTCTTTGCCATGCAGGGTTTTGGGATTTTAGCAGGAGGGTTATTTGCAATGTTTGCAGCATTCATATTTGAGGCCAAGTTCAAGGCTCCAGCCTATGAAGTTGATCCAATTGGTTCAACTGTCCCACAAGCAGACTACCTTTGGAGAATTATTCTGATTGTTGGTGCATTTCCGGCAGCACTAACCTACTACTGGCGGTTGAAGATGCCTGAAACTGCTCGCTACACAGCGCTCGTTGCCAACAATGTTTCCCAGGCAGCAGCTGATATGTCAAAAGTTATGCAGGTTGACATTGAATCTGAACCGGCCAGGGTTCAGCAACCCACCGTCTCTTTTGGTTTGTTCTCCAAGGAGTTCCTGCGCCGCCATGGACTGCACTTGCTCGGAACTACAAGCACATGGTTCTTGCTTGACATTGCATTTTACAGTCAAAATCTGTTCCAGAAGGACATTTTCAGTGCCATTGGATGGATTCCTAATGCCAAGACTATGAATGCCATTGGAGAAGTTTATAAAATTGCAAGGGCGCAAACTCTTATTGCTCTATGCAGCACTGTGCCTGGTTACTGGTTCACTGTGGCCTTCATAGACAGAATGGGAAGATTTAAAATCCAATTGATGGGGTTCTTCTTCATGACAGTGTTCATGTTTGCATTGGCAATTCCATACGATTACTGGTCCGATAAGGATCATGTGATTGGGTTTGTGATACTGTATGCACTGACTTTCTTCTTTGCAAATTTTGGACCCAATGCTACTACATTTGTGGTACCGGCTGAGATTTTCCCAGCTAGGCTGAGGTCTACTTGCCATGGCGTATCGGCAGCAGCAGGAAAGTTAGGGGCAATAGTAGGTGCCTTTGGGTTTTTGTATTTGGCTCAACCTCAGGACAAGACTAAAGCAGAAGCAGGGTTCCCGGCCGGTATAGGCGTCAAGAATTCACTTATTGTTTTGGGTGTGGTCAACTTATTGGGTATGCTATTCACATTCTTTGTTCCTGAATCGAAAGGGAAGTCTTTGGAGGAAATGTCAGGTGAGGGCAATGAAGAAAGCaattag
- the LOC112170081 gene encoding probable inorganic phosphate transporter 1-7 isoform X1 yields the protein MEKKEIRQSKLDMAKEQLEVLNALDTAKTQWYHFTAIIIAGMGFFTDAYDLFCISLVTKLLGRIYYHVDGAAKPGTLPPNVSAAVNGVAFCGTLSGQIFFGWLGDKMGRKKVYGMTLMIMVICSIGSGLSFSHDPKAVIATLCFFRFWLGFGIGGDYPLSATIMSEYANKKTRGAFIAAVFAMQGFGILAGGLFAMFAAFIFEAKFKAPAYEVDPIGSTVPQADYLWRIILIVGAFPAALTYYWRLKMPETARYTALVANNVSQAAADMSKVMQVDIESEPARVQQPTVSFGLFSKEFLRRHGLHLLGTTSTWFLLDIAFYSQNLFQKDIFSAIGWIPNAKTMNAIGEVYKIARAQTLIALCSTVPGYWFTVAFIDRMGRFKIQLMGFFFMTVFMFALAIPYDYWSDKDHVIGFVILYALTFFFANFGPNATTFVVPAEIFPARLRSTCHGVSAAAGKLGAIVGAFGFLYLAQPQDKTKAEAGFPAGIGVKNSLIVLGVVNLLGMLFTFFVPESKGKSLEEMSGEGNEESN from the exons ATGGAG AAAAAAGAGATCCGACAAAGCAAGCTAGACATGGCCAAGGAACAATTGGAGGTGCTCAATGCACTTGACACTGCAAAAACACAATGGTATCATTTCACTGCAATCATCATTGCTGGAATGGGATTCTTTACCGACGCGTATGATCTCTTCTGCATTTCCCTTGTCACCAAATTGCTCGGCCGCATATACTATCATGTTGATGGTGCAGCCAAGCCTGGAACATTGCCCCCGAATGTGTCTGCTGCTGTCAATGGTGTTGCATTTTGTGGAACCTTGTCCGGGCAGATCTTCTTTGGCTGGCTCGGTGACAAAATGGGGCGAAAGAAGGTGTATGGCATGACTCTGATGATCATGGTCATTTGCTCCATTGGTTCAGGTCTCTCCTTCAGCCATGACCCGAAAGCTGTGATTGCAACCCTTTGCTTCTTCCGGTTCTGGCTTGGGTTTGGTATTGGTGGTGACTACCCTCTTTCAGCCACCATCATGTCTGAATACGCCAACAAGAAGACTCGTGGTGCCTTCATTGCCGCGGTCTTTGCCATGCAGGGTTTTGGGATTTTAGCAGGAGGGTTATTTGCAATGTTTGCAGCATTCATATTTGAGGCCAAGTTCAAGGCTCCAGCCTATGAAGTTGATCCAATTGGTTCAACTGTCCCACAAGCAGACTACCTTTGGAGAATTATTCTGATTGTTGGTGCATTTCCGGCAGCACTAACCTACTACTGGCGGTTGAAGATGCCTGAAACTGCTCGCTACACAGCGCTCGTTGCCAACAATGTTTCCCAGGCAGCAGCTGATATGTCAAAAGTTATGCAGGTTGACATTGAATCTGAACCGGCCAGGGTTCAGCAACCCACCGTCTCTTTTGGTTTGTTCTCCAAGGAGTTCCTGCGCCGCCATGGACTGCACTTGCTCGGAACTACAAGCACATGGTTCTTGCTTGACATTGCATTTTACAGTCAAAATCTGTTCCAGAAGGACATTTTCAGTGCCATTGGATGGATTCCTAATGCCAAGACTATGAATGCCATTGGAGAAGTTTATAAAATTGCAAGGGCGCAAACTCTTATTGCTCTATGCAGCACTGTGCCTGGTTACTGGTTCACTGTGGCCTTCATAGACAGAATGGGAAGATTTAAAATCCAATTGATGGGGTTCTTCTTCATGACAGTGTTCATGTTTGCATTGGCAATTCCATACGATTACTGGTCCGATAAGGATCATGTGATTGGGTTTGTGATACTGTATGCACTGACTTTCTTCTTTGCAAATTTTGGACCCAATGCTACTACATTTGTGGTACCGGCTGAGATTTTCCCAGCTAGGCTGAGGTCTACTTGCCATGGCGTATCGGCAGCAGCAGGAAAGTTAGGGGCAATAGTAGGTGCCTTTGGGTTTTTGTATTTGGCTCAACCTCAGGACAAGACTAAAGCAGAAGCAGGGTTCCCGGCCGGTATAGGCGTCAAGAATTCACTTATTGTTTTGGGTGTGGTCAACTTATTGGGTATGCTATTCACATTCTTTGTTCCTGAATCGAAAGGGAAGTCTTTGGAGGAAATGTCAGGTGAGGGCAATGAAGAAAGCaattag